From the genome of Lewinellaceae bacterium:
GGGTCGCGGGAGCAGCATGCAACTCAATATCTTTCTCGGTCAGGTCCTCGGGATACTTCTCGCGTTCGAAGAGCACATCCTGGTGGATGGGTGTTTCATCGCGGCTCACCGGGACAAAATCGTATTTATAGGGGTCTCCCATCAGGGTGCCCTTTTCACCGTAGATCTTGAAGGCCCAGGGATATTCCGGATCCGCCGGAGTGCCCCAGGTACGGTGCGTCCATACACAGGTCAGCTCCGGATACTCAAACCAGGCTGTCTGGGTGTCGGAGATGGTCGACTTTCCTCCTTTCTGAACGTAGATACCTCCTGTGGAACGCACGCGGTCCGGCCAGCCCAGACCCAGCAACCAGCGAGTAGCGTCAAACATATGGACACACATGTCGCCGACGATGCCATTACCGTATTCAATGTAGGTGCGCCAACCACGATGGGGCAACCCCAGGAAGGGACGCATCGGAGCCGGACCGGTCCAGGTATCGTAATCGAAATAATCAGGCACCGGCTGTACCGGAGGATTGTCGTTGGAACGCATATGGTAGTAACAGCACAGTTCGACGTGCGAAATCTTGCCCAACATGCCGGCATCAACAATTTTTGCTTTGGCATCTACCAGGTGAGGGGTACTCCTGCGTTGCAACCCTACCTGCACCGTCCGTTTGTATTTGCGGGCTGCGGCGACCATGGCCTCACCTTCCAGGACATCCACACTGATTGGTTTTTGTACGTACACATGTGCTCCGGCTTTCATCGCCGCAATGGCAGTCAGGGCATGCCAGTGGTCGGGCGTACCGATCAGGACGATATCCAGCTCCTGTTCGGCCAGCATTTTGCGGTAATCGCGGTAACCCACCGGCTTTTTATGTGAAATTTGTCGCTGACTGATCAATTCATTGGCACCGTCCAGCATGTGCTGGTCGGCATCACAGATGGCTACCACCTCGACCGGCGACACCTGGATCAGGCGACACAGATCGCTTTTCCCATACCAGCCCGCACCGATCAGTCCCACCCGGTAATTCTTCTCCGGAAAGAGGGCATCCAGTCCGGAAAGGCCCAGCATGGATACGGCCAACGAAGCGGATGAAGTCTTGAGAAAGGCACGGCGGTTGATGTAGAACGGAGTCATGATAAAAAGGCTTTTTACCCAAGGTATCACTAAAAATACATTTTAAATGTATAGACAAAACGCCTTATTCCAAGCTCCTGGTACAGATGAC
Proteins encoded in this window:
- a CDS encoding Gfo/Idh/MocA family oxidoreductase, which gives rise to MTPFYINRRAFLKTSSASLAVSMLGLSGLDALFPEKNYRVGLIGAGWYGKSDLCRLIQVSPVEVVAICDADQHMLDGANELISQRQISHKKPVGYRDYRKMLAEQELDIVLIGTPDHWHALTAIAAMKAGAHVYVQKPISVDVLEGEAMVAAARKYKRTVQVGLQRRSTPHLVDAKAKIVDAGMLGKISHVELCCYYHMRSNDNPPVQPVPDYFDYDTWTGPAPMRPFLGLPHRGWRTYIEYGNGIVGDMCVHMFDATRWLLGLGWPDRVRSTGGIYVQKGGKSTISDTQTAWFEYPELTCVWTHRTWGTPADPEYPWAFKIYGEKGTLMGDPYKYDFVPVSRDETPIHQDVLFEREKYPEDLTEKDIELHAAPATRGQMINFLGAIAGGSRPIADIEEGHISSASCILANVSMDLGGRTLSYDPVTKTIPGDAEATERLARKYREGWERPTF